CGCGCGACATGGCAGTGCTTGACCTTACCAATAGCGAAGGGGAGAGGCGCGCAAACCTGCATGGGAAATGGCGTAACCAATTGAAACGCGGTGAGGAACATCAGCTAAGCGTGACGCGCAAGCCCCTGCCTGCAGATCCCGATACCCCTGTGCTGCGCGAGGAACAGCTGCAATCGCGCCGCCGTGGCTATGCAAACTGGCCTGCCCCGCTGACCGCCGGCTTTGCCGCCGCCGCACCAGACCAGACCCATGTGTTCCGCGCCCTCCACAAGGGGCGCGTCGTGGCCCATATGCTGTTTTTGACCCACGGTGCCTGCGCGACCTACCAGCTTGGCCATATCACCAATGAGGGCAAGGCTCTCTGCGCCCATAACCTGCTGTTATGGCGCGCCAGCCGGTATTTTGCCAAACGGGGAATCGTCCAATTGCATCTTGGAGTTTTATCCGCAGATACGCCTGATCTAGACCGATTCAAACTGCGCTGCGGGGCAAGACGACAGCCTACTGGTGGGACACACCTCTATTGGCACCCCTTTGCACGGCGTTAGCCCGCTGCGCGATCTTCCAGATCCAGCCATTCTTCCTCAGAGGCCGCCAGCTTTTCCTGCCGTTCCACCAGCGCCTCTGTGGCTTTCTTGAACTTGACTGGTTCACGGGTGAACAGATCTGCATCCGTCAATAGCCCCTCAAGTTTTGAAATCTCCGTCTCAAGCCGCGCAATTTCAGCGGGCAAGGCCTCAAGCCGGTGTTTTTCGGTGAAACTCAGTCCCTTTTTCTCGGCCTTTTTCGGTTCGGACTTAGCAACGGCAGGTTTTTTCGTCTCTGTCACGCTGCTGGCAAAATCATCCTGCCCGCGTTGTGTCAGATAGTCGGACCAGCCCCCGGCATAGACTGTGGCGCGCCCGTCGCCTTCCATCGCGATGGTCGTTGCCGCCACACGGTCCAGAAAATCACGGTCGTGGCTGACAAGGATCACTGTACCGTCATATTGGCCCAGCAATTCCTGCAACAGATCCAGCGTTTCCACGTCCAGATCATTTGTCGGTTCATCCAGCACCAATAGATTGCTTTCACGCGCCATAATCTTGGCCAGCAACAACCGCGCCTTTTCCCCCCCCGAAAGCGAGCGCACCGGCGCACGCGCCTGCCCTTCGTCGAAAAGGAATTCTTTAAGATACCCGACAACATGTTTGGGGTTGCCGCGCACCAAGACCTGATCCGCCTTGCCCGACACCCGCATGTCCGGATCCCCGGTCAGGGATTCCCACAGGGTCATATCACCATCCAGCTGCGCGCGGGCCTGATCAAACAGCGCCAAAGCCAGATTCGTGCCCAGCGTCACCTCGCCCTGATCTGGCGTTTCCTTGCCGATCAACATGTTCAAAAGTGTGGTTTTGCCAACACCGTTCGGCCCCACCAGCGCAATGCGATCACCGCGCTGCACCTTTAATGAAAAATCGCGCACAATCGTTTTATCGCCAAAACGCTTGGTAATATTGACCGCTTCCATCACCTTGCGACCGGACTTTGGCCCCGCCTCAAGTGCCATCGCAGCAGCC
This DNA window, taken from Sulfitobacter pacificus, encodes the following:
- a CDS encoding GNAT family N-acetyltransferase — translated: MFDEARPLLTPLMQDPAFSQALRLCGQKPVVLPDGMLVLCRRIAGITLAMLPRASPPDDLDAQLRAVALHRCPLILSPQTPCALPRSLRLRAPRDMAVLDLTNSEGERRANLHGKWRNQLKRGEEHQLSVTRKPLPADPDTPVLREEQLQSRRRGYANWPAPLTAGFAAAAPDQTHVFRALHKGRVVAHMLFLTHGACATYQLGHITNEGKALCAHNLLLWRASRYFAKRGIVQLHLGVLSADTPDLDRFKLRCGARRQPTGGTHLYWHPFARR
- a CDS encoding ABC-F family ATP-binding cassette domain-containing protein, with product MARAPLLQLNDISLTFGGDPVFEGLSLVVQPGDRVALVGRNGSGKSTLMKVMAGLVEADSGDVIAGPGVSVGYMEQDPDLSGYETLGEFASATLEASEMYKVERAGEGLKFDPDRPVATASGGERRRAALARLMAEEPELMLLDEPTNHLDIEAIRWLEDELKGTRTAFVIISHDRAFLRELTRATLWIDRGSVKRQEKGFGAFEAWRDQVWEEEDTQRHKLNRKIKAEARWAVEGISARRKRNQGRVRALQDLRAERASQINRQGAAAMALEAGPKSGRKVMEAVNITKRFGDKTIVRDFSLKVQRGDRIALVGPNGVGKTTLLNMLIGKETPDQGEVTLGTNLALALFDQARAQLDGDMTLWESLTGDPDMRVSGKADQVLVRGNPKHVVGYLKEFLFDEGQARAPVRSLSGGEKARLLLAKIMARESNLLVLDEPTNDLDVETLDLLQELLGQYDGTVILVSHDRDFLDRVAATTIAMEGDGRATVYAGGWSDYLTQRGQDDFASSVTETKKPAVAKSEPKKAEKKGLSFTEKHRLEALPAEIARLETEISKLEGLLTDADLFTREPVKFKKATEALVERQEKLAASEEEWLDLEDRAAG